A genomic stretch from Chitinophaga agri includes:
- a CDS encoding SEC-C domain-containing protein — translation MISPIDITTPVQQLIDRIGSDYEHEIIPVQPAPGAKTGKSYINVQEKVAKDGGNPVYGWAIWQGDFICEGEHYAVWEDNDGNLTDVTPPRVALEKIMFIPDDRFTAEDKQARNVRVNITGNPLVDHAIMLSEMKEFLLKYGKQLEDDNINFNTYTGNMYNHYDTLANNVMLFLTEGGKFGAPCYCKSGKPYSQCHGKNLPAAIAVDKQNATKVNE, via the coding sequence ATGATTAGTCCAATTGACATTACTACACCTGTTCAGCAACTTATTGATCGTATCGGATCAGACTATGAACATGAAATAATACCAGTACAGCCGGCACCCGGAGCGAAGACAGGAAAGTCTTATATCAATGTGCAGGAGAAAGTGGCGAAAGACGGGGGTAACCCCGTGTATGGCTGGGCCATCTGGCAGGGTGATTTTATCTGCGAAGGCGAGCATTACGCCGTATGGGAAGATAACGATGGTAACCTGACCGATGTCACGCCGCCGCGTGTTGCTTTAGAAAAGATCATGTTCATCCCTGATGACAGGTTCACCGCTGAAGACAAGCAGGCCCGTAATGTCCGGGTTAATATCACCGGCAATCCGCTGGTAGATCATGCCATTATGCTCTCCGAGATGAAAGAGTTCCTGTTGAAATATGGTAAACAGCTGGAAGACGATAACATCAATTTCAATACCTATACCGGGAACATGTATAACCACTACGATACCCTTGCCAATAACGTCATGCTGTTCCTCACGGAAGGCGGTAAATTTGGTGCGCCATGTTACTGTAAAAGTGGAAAGCCTTATAGCCAGTGTCATGGTAAAAACCTGCCGGCAGCTATTGCTGTGGATAAACAAAATGCCACAAAGGTGAATGAGTAA
- a CDS encoding Crp/Fnr family transcriptional regulator: MFAAFQKYLTDKIELSEEEIAAIADVAVVKKLRKKQYLLQEGDVWKYNAFVCRGFLKTFSVDNNGIEHILNFSPENYWTGDRESLTNGTPSRLNIDAIEDSEVLLIKKEAFEALCQQIPQFNNLINSILHKSFLMSQSRILANISLSAEEKYQQFLEKYPAIANRIPQHMIASYIGITPETLTRIRRNGLKK; this comes from the coding sequence ATGTTTGCTGCTTTCCAGAAATATTTAACCGATAAGATTGAGCTGTCAGAAGAAGAAATTGCAGCTATTGCTGATGTAGCCGTAGTGAAGAAGCTCCGTAAGAAGCAATACCTGCTGCAGGAAGGGGATGTATGGAAGTATAATGCTTTTGTATGCCGGGGTTTTCTGAAGACGTTCTCGGTAGATAACAATGGTATCGAGCATATACTAAACTTTTCCCCCGAAAACTACTGGACGGGCGACAGGGAGAGCCTTACCAACGGAACACCTTCCCGGCTCAATATTGACGCCATCGAGGATTCGGAAGTATTACTGATTAAGAAAGAGGCATTTGAAGCGCTTTGTCAGCAGATACCTCAATTCAATAACCTGATCAACAGTATCCTGCATAAGAGTTTTCTGATGTCTCAAAGCCGTATTCTTGCGAATATCAGTCTCTCCGCAGAGGAAAAATATCAGCAGTTCCTTGAGAAATATCCCGCTATTGCGAACCGTATTCCCCAGCACATGATCGCGTCATATATTGGTATCACCCCTGAAACCCTGACCCGCATCCGCAGGAACGGGCTTAAGAAATAG